The Flavobacterium sp. 123 genome contains a region encoding:
- the yajC gene encoding preprotein translocase subunit YajC — protein sequence MEQLTQFAPFLLMFVVIYFFMIRPQQKRAKAEKEFESSLKVGDRIITKSGLHGKVSELADTTVVIETMSGKLKMERSAISMEMSAALNKK from the coding sequence ATGGAACAATTAACTCAGTTTGCACCGTTTTTATTAATGTTTGTGGTAATCTATTTCTTTATGATTAGACCACAACAAAAAAGAGCTAAAGCCGAAAAAGAATTTGAAAGTAGCCTAAAAGTAGGGGATAGAATCATTACTAAAAGTGGACTTCACGGTAAAGTTTCTGAGCTTGCTGACACTACAGTTGTTATTGAAACAATGTCAGGAAAATTGAAAATGGAGCGTTCAGCTATTTCTATGGAAATGAGTGCCGCATTGAACA